A stretch of the Ostrea edulis chromosome 9, xbOstEdul1.1, whole genome shotgun sequence genome encodes the following:
- the LOC125658880 gene encoding uncharacterized protein LOC125658880, giving the protein MPERIREVEMVESVRPGDEKSVGDNDHNERFYYQKVPEMISTSNMWMNKDMTSYKTRTHALLDSKLSNADRSVTRQKSRRCSLWKLWLKFSSILYLFLITLLVLWALHQHKVSQEKDSGTTSYQASGYASALTSDNEKSGQIQSSKALLQYNVNQPLRDPEQIEWKNFSASYIIGSDITYKNRRYYVSSPGYYEVQCRLQFDTYSGEVPNNDVNIVFSIIRSTGPESNQNLMSEKATLRPRERRGIQLGPTVFRLEVGDSVYVSVMRHQYVYPTIDNYFAMRKIE; this is encoded by the exons ATGCCAGAGAGAATAAGAGAAGTAGAAATGGTTGAAAGTGTTCGTCCTGGTGATGAAAAGTCAGTCGGTGACAATGATCACAATGAAAGATTTTATTATCAGAAAGTGCCAGAGATGATATCAACATCAAACATGTGGATGAACAAAGACATGACAAGTTACAAAACAAGGACGCACGCATTGCTGGACTCCAAACTGAGCAATGCTGACAGGAGCGTAACACGGCAAAAATCGCGCCGCTGTTCTTTATGGAAGTTGTGGTTGAAGTTCTCGTCCATTCTGTATTTGTTTTTGATTACGCTGCTCGTCCTCTGGGCATTGCATCAACACAAAGTATCTCAAGAAAAGGATTCAGGAACAACATCTTATCAG GCCTCGGGATATGCATCTGCTTTGACCAGTGACAACGAAAAAAGTG GTCAAATTCAGAGCTCCAAAGCGTTATTGCAATACAATGTCAATCAGCCACTGAGAG ATCCAGAGCAAATAGAATGGAAGAATTTTTCTGCTTCTTATATAATCGGAAGTGATAtcacatacaaaaacagaagataTTACGTCAGTTCCCCTGGCTATTACGAGGTGCAATGTCGTCTGCAGTTTGACACTTACAGTGGTGAAGTTCCAAATAACGATGTTAATATTGTATTCTCCATCATTAGAAGCACGGGACCCGAAAGTAACCAAAACTTGATGTCTGAAAAGGCGACACTCAGACCCCGAGAAAGGCGGGGGATCCAGTTAGGGCCCACAGTTTTCCGACTGGAGGTAGGGGACTCGGTGTATGTTTCTGTGATGCGGCACCAATATGTGTATCCCACTATAGACAATTATTTCGCCATGAGGAAAATTGAAtga